The following are encoded together in the Diabrotica undecimpunctata isolate CICGRU chromosome 7, icDiaUnde3, whole genome shotgun sequence genome:
- the LOC140446704 gene encoding uncharacterized protein, protein MCDPFPIYKYFEILKNTLVELDLNDNPKQIWNLDETSLCVDPSRVKVLGAKGKPCSRTTSGPGKENVTILTAANAFGDKVPACIVFKGKFVWDQWMATQDPDNLDIAYAATPNGWMETDVFVNFLKNTFLNAVGQQRPLLLIYDGHSTHVNTKVIELARENDITILKLPPHTSHLLQPLDLSVFKSFKTEWDKKLVAWQRRNQGIKMPKRTFSEHVRDVWYGTKPEIIQSGFWKAGIFPYKNDVVEEDKFHPDAYKR, encoded by the coding sequence ATGTGTGATCCATTTCCCATTTATAAGTATTTTGAGATCTTAAAGAACACTCTTGTTGaattagatcttaatgataatcCTAAGCAAATATGGAATTTGGACGAGACCAGCTTATGCGTTGACCCATCCCGAGTGAAGGTGCTAGGAGCCAAAGGTAAACCGTGTTCGCGAACTACGAGTGGTCCAGGTAAGGAGAATGTAACAATATTAACTGCGGCAAATGCATTTGGAGACAAAGTACCAGCATGTATTGTATTTAAAGGAAAGTTCGTATGGGACCAGTGGATGGCAACACAGGACCCAGATAATCTTGATATAGCATATGCAGCTACTCCAAACGGCTGGATGGAAACGGACGTTTTCGTCAATttcttaaaaaatacatttttgaatgCTGTGGGACAACAAAGACCACTATTATTGATATATGATGGTCACAGCACTCACGTAAATACAAAAGTCATCGAATTAGCTCGTGAAAATGATATTACCATTCTCAAGTTGCCGCCACACACATCGCATTTACTACAACCCTTAGATTTGTCTGTGTTTAAATCCTTTAAGACTGAGTGGGACAAAAAATTGGTGGCTTGGCAGCGAAGAAATCAAGGAATAAAAATGCCGAAGCGAACATTTTCTGAACATGTTCGTGACGTGTGGTATGGTACAAAGCCAGAAATCATTCAAAGCGGATTTTGGAAAGCGGGAATATTCCCATACAAAAATGACGTTGTAGAAGAAGATAAATTTCACCCCGATGCCTATAAACGTTGA